From the Nymphalis io chromosome 1, ilAglIoxx1.1, whole genome shotgun sequence genome, one window contains:
- the LOC126770350 gene encoding estradiol 17-beta-dehydrogenase 11-like isoform X1: MASVETHKNGNAQNLLSKAPWTDEQGISMKIYQGVMLTLEVIVLIVKMYATWFYSIYKFFVPPEPKSVKGEIILITGAGHGMGREMALSFAKLGGTIVCVDINPTGNQETVEMIKDSKGKAHSYLCDVTSRTSINEMADKIRKEVGEVSILINNAGIMPCKPLLQTGEKEIRTAFEVNCLAHLWTLQAFLPGMMERNHGHIVAMSSMAGVIGLRNLVPYCGTKFAVRGMMEAIHEELREDPRDFSGIKLTCICPYIVDTGLCKNPKIKFPSLMKILSPQEAVKHIVDAVRREYQEITIPSSLYYINQMFRVFPRSVPLHIKDFLDSGLEAQ, encoded by the exons GACTGATGAGCAAGGCATCAGTATGAAGATCTACCAAGGCGTAATGCTCACCCTGGAGGTGATCGTGCTCATCGTCAAGATGTACGCGACCTGGTTCTACAGCATTTACAAGTTTTTCGTGCCCCCCGAACCTAAGAGCGTTAAGGGCGAAATTATACTT ATCACAGGTGCCGGCCACGGTATGGGCCGAGAGATGGCGCTGAGCTTCGCTAAACTCGGAGGCACCATCGTGTGCGTGGACATCAACCCTACAGGCAACCAGGAGACCGTCGAAATGATTAAAGATAGCAAAGGAAAAGCGCATAGTTATCT CTGCGACGTAACAAGCCGCACATCGATCAACGAAATGGCGGACAAGATCCGCAAGGAGGTGGGTGAAGTGTCAATCCTCATCAACAACGCAGGGATAATGCCCTGCAAGCCATTGCTTCAGACTGGCGAGAAGGAGATACGTACTGCCTTCGAAGTCAATTGTCTGGCGCATCTTTGG ACTCTTCAAGCTTTCCTCCCCGGTATGATGGAACGTAACCATGGGCACATAGTGGCCATGTCATCCATGGCAGGTGTTATCGGTCTCCGTAACTTGGTACCCTACTGCGGCACCAAGTTTGCTGTGCGTGGTATGATGGAAGCCATCCATGAAGAGCTGAGAGAGGACCCGAGGGATTTTAGTGGA ATCAAACTGACTTGTATCTGTCCGTATATCGTGGACACTGGTCTCTGCAAGAACCCGAAGATAAAGTTCCCCTCCCTAATGAAGATCCTCTCACCTCAAGAGGCTGTTAAGCATATAGTAGATGCCGTTCGAAGAGAATACCAAGAGATTACCATTCCTAGCtcgctttattatattaatcaa ATGTTCCGAGTATTCCCCCGATCAGTACCTCTACATATCAAAGACTTCCTGGACTCCGGACTGGAGGCGCAGTAA
- the LOC126770350 gene encoding estradiol 17-beta-dehydrogenase 11-like isoform X2 — MWFNVSMVQSGKKKVLCFETDEQGISMKIYQGVMLTLEVIVLIVKMYATWFYSIYKFFVPPEPKSVKGEIILITGAGHGMGREMALSFAKLGGTIVCVDINPTGNQETVEMIKDSKGKAHSYLCDVTSRTSINEMADKIRKEVGEVSILINNAGIMPCKPLLQTGEKEIRTAFEVNCLAHLWTLQAFLPGMMERNHGHIVAMSSMAGVIGLRNLVPYCGTKFAVRGMMEAIHEELREDPRDFSGIKLTCICPYIVDTGLCKNPKIKFPSLMKILSPQEAVKHIVDAVRREYQEITIPSSLYYINQMFRVFPRSVPLHIKDFLDSGLEAQ, encoded by the exons GACTGATGAGCAAGGCATCAGTATGAAGATCTACCAAGGCGTAATGCTCACCCTGGAGGTGATCGTGCTCATCGTCAAGATGTACGCGACCTGGTTCTACAGCATTTACAAGTTTTTCGTGCCCCCCGAACCTAAGAGCGTTAAGGGCGAAATTATACTT ATCACAGGTGCCGGCCACGGTATGGGCCGAGAGATGGCGCTGAGCTTCGCTAAACTCGGAGGCACCATCGTGTGCGTGGACATCAACCCTACAGGCAACCAGGAGACCGTCGAAATGATTAAAGATAGCAAAGGAAAAGCGCATAGTTATCT CTGCGACGTAACAAGCCGCACATCGATCAACGAAATGGCGGACAAGATCCGCAAGGAGGTGGGTGAAGTGTCAATCCTCATCAACAACGCAGGGATAATGCCCTGCAAGCCATTGCTTCAGACTGGCGAGAAGGAGATACGTACTGCCTTCGAAGTCAATTGTCTGGCGCATCTTTGG ACTCTTCAAGCTTTCCTCCCCGGTATGATGGAACGTAACCATGGGCACATAGTGGCCATGTCATCCATGGCAGGTGTTATCGGTCTCCGTAACTTGGTACCCTACTGCGGCACCAAGTTTGCTGTGCGTGGTATGATGGAAGCCATCCATGAAGAGCTGAGAGAGGACCCGAGGGATTTTAGTGGA ATCAAACTGACTTGTATCTGTCCGTATATCGTGGACACTGGTCTCTGCAAGAACCCGAAGATAAAGTTCCCCTCCCTAATGAAGATCCTCTCACCTCAAGAGGCTGTTAAGCATATAGTAGATGCCGTTCGAAGAGAATACCAAGAGATTACCATTCCTAGCtcgctttattatattaatcaa ATGTTCCGAGTATTCCCCCGATCAGTACCTCTACATATCAAAGACTTCCTGGACTCCGGACTGGAGGCGCAGTAA
- the LOC126770350 gene encoding estradiol 17-beta-dehydrogenase 11-like isoform X3 produces the protein MKIYQGVMLTLEVIVLIVKMYATWFYSIYKFFVPPEPKSVKGEIILITGAGHGMGREMALSFAKLGGTIVCVDINPTGNQETVEMIKDSKGKAHSYLCDVTSRTSINEMADKIRKEVGEVSILINNAGIMPCKPLLQTGEKEIRTAFEVNCLAHLWTLQAFLPGMMERNHGHIVAMSSMAGVIGLRNLVPYCGTKFAVRGMMEAIHEELREDPRDFSGIKLTCICPYIVDTGLCKNPKIKFPSLMKILSPQEAVKHIVDAVRREYQEITIPSSLYYINQMFRVFPRSVPLHIKDFLDSGLEAQ, from the exons ATGAAGATCTACCAAGGCGTAATGCTCACCCTGGAGGTGATCGTGCTCATCGTCAAGATGTACGCGACCTGGTTCTACAGCATTTACAAGTTTTTCGTGCCCCCCGAACCTAAGAGCGTTAAGGGCGAAATTATACTT ATCACAGGTGCCGGCCACGGTATGGGCCGAGAGATGGCGCTGAGCTTCGCTAAACTCGGAGGCACCATCGTGTGCGTGGACATCAACCCTACAGGCAACCAGGAGACCGTCGAAATGATTAAAGATAGCAAAGGAAAAGCGCATAGTTATCT CTGCGACGTAACAAGCCGCACATCGATCAACGAAATGGCGGACAAGATCCGCAAGGAGGTGGGTGAAGTGTCAATCCTCATCAACAACGCAGGGATAATGCCCTGCAAGCCATTGCTTCAGACTGGCGAGAAGGAGATACGTACTGCCTTCGAAGTCAATTGTCTGGCGCATCTTTGG ACTCTTCAAGCTTTCCTCCCCGGTATGATGGAACGTAACCATGGGCACATAGTGGCCATGTCATCCATGGCAGGTGTTATCGGTCTCCGTAACTTGGTACCCTACTGCGGCACCAAGTTTGCTGTGCGTGGTATGATGGAAGCCATCCATGAAGAGCTGAGAGAGGACCCGAGGGATTTTAGTGGA ATCAAACTGACTTGTATCTGTCCGTATATCGTGGACACTGGTCTCTGCAAGAACCCGAAGATAAAGTTCCCCTCCCTAATGAAGATCCTCTCACCTCAAGAGGCTGTTAAGCATATAGTAGATGCCGTTCGAAGAGAATACCAAGAGATTACCATTCCTAGCtcgctttattatattaatcaa ATGTTCCGAGTATTCCCCCGATCAGTACCTCTACATATCAAAGACTTCCTGGACTCCGGACTGGAGGCGCAGTAA